The region TCGCTGAGGATGCCGACGCGGTTCCGCAGCCCGGCGTAGTTCGTACCGAAGCGCGGACGCGGGTCGAACGTGGCCCATCCGCGCGGCTGGCCCCACTCGGGCTTGTCGTTGCCGTAGTACGTGAGGCACCCGCCGTACCGCTCTTTATATGCCTCCGTTACGGCCGGCAGCCACGCGCCGCGCAGGAGCGCGTCCACGGCGGCGGGCGTGTTGGGGTGGAGCGGCGGCGCGTACGTGAGGTCGTAGGCGTGGACCGTCCCGTTCGTCGTGTGCAGGTCGATGACGACGTGCGGGTCGTACGTGTCCATGAGCGCGACGAGGGCGCGAGACTCCGGCGCGTCGAGCTTGACGAAGTCCCGGTTGAGGTCGAGGTCTTGCGCGTTCGACCGCTGCCCCATGCCGTCGACCGGGCCGTGCTGGTAGGGGCGATTGCCGGGGTCGACGCGCTCGTTGCCGTCAGCGTTGTAGATCGGGGCGACGAGGAGGACGAGCGAGTCGGCCCATGCAGCGTACTTGCCGGCCGCGAGTTCGCGCAGGAGTATGAGCGCGGCCTCTTTACCCGCGACTTCGCCCGCGTGGATGTTGGCGAAGACGAGCACCCGCAGCTTCCCGGCCGCGCGCACGGCCTCGGCCGAAGCGCCGTCCGCGCCCCACACCATGAGCGGGAGGGGACGGCCTTCGACCGTCGTCCCGAACGTCGTGCCGTGGAACCCTGGCATCGTACCGATCGCTTCGACGAAGGCCATCACGTCGGCATACGTCGAAGTCGCGCGGAAGTCGGTCTGCTCGGCGCGGGTGCGGAGCGTGTCGGCGGGCTGGGCCGCGAGCGGCGAGACGCCGAATAGGAGAGCGAAGAGGACGGCGCGAGGCATCGGCGGGAGAAAGGCGGGATCGGCGGACAAGCTACGCCGCTTGTGGGAGATCATGCGATCCGCAAGAACCCACCCCTCCCCTCGCCGTACCACTCGCCCTTTCGCTTTACCCGGCCCGCTTCTCATGCCCTTCATTGCCGCCACCGCGACCGGATTCCCGGCGCACTACTACTCGCAGGACGTCATCAGCGGGGACCTTCAGATGCTGTGGTCGGAGTACGGCATCAACACCGGTCGCGTCGCGAAGCTGCACGAGAACACGACCGTCGGCGGGCGCTACATCGCCGTGCCGAAGGAGGAGTATTACGAGCTGCGCGGGTGGGAGGAGCCGAACGAGATCTACGCCCGCGTGGCCGTCGAGCTGGGACAGGAGGTGCTGGAGAAGGTGTTCGCCGAGGCCGGGCTCGACGCCTCCGATGTCGGCCTCTTCATTTTCGCCTCCACGACGGGCATCGCGATCCCGACGATCGACGCGCGGCTGATGAACCGGCTGCCGTTCGCGCCCGACACGAAGCGGCTCCCGCTCTTCGGGCTCGGCTGCGTCGCCGGCACCGCCGGCACCGCGCGCCTCGCCGACTACCTCGCCGGGCATCCGACCGAGGCCGCCGTGCTCCTCACCGAGGAGTTCTGCTCGCTGACGATCCAAAAGCACGACATCTCGATCGCCAACCTCATCGCGTGCGGCCTCTTCGGCGACGCGGCCGGGGCCGTGCTGATGGTCGGCGACGAGCACCCGCTCGCGCAGCAGGCCGGCCACACGATGCCCGAGATCGTCGCTACCCGCTCCGTCTTCTTCCCCGACTCCGAGCACTTCATGGGCTGGGACATCAAAGAGACCGGGATGCAGATCGTCCTCTCGGCCGACGTGCCCGAGGCCTCGCGGACCGACCTCAGCGCCCGCATCGAGGCGTTCCTCGACGAGCACGGGATCGGCGTCGCCGACATCGGCCGGTGGGTCTGCCACCCCGGCGGGCCGAAGGTGATCGAGGCGCTCGAAGAAGGGCTCGGGCTCAACGGGACGACGCTCCAGCGGAGCCGCGACGTCCTCCGCGAGGTCGGCAACGTCTCGTCCGTCTCCGTCCTCCTCATCCTCGACGCCGTGCTGCGCGACGACCCGCCGCCGCCCGGCACGTATGGGCTGATGCTCGCGATGGGCCCCGGTTTCGTCGCCGAACTCGTGCTGCTCCGGTGGTGACCGCGATGACGACGCAGTTCCTCTTCCTCGGCATCGTCCTCGCCGTCGCCGCGCAACGCATGCTCGAACTCCGGCTGAGCGCGCGCAACGCGGCGGCGATCCGGGCAAAGGGCGGCTACGAAGTCGGTGCCGGGCACATGGGCGCGATGCGGCTCCTCCACACGGCGTGGTTCGTCGCGATGCTCGCCGAGGTCTTCCTGCTCGACCGGCCATTCGTCCCGTGGCTCGCCGTGCTCGCGTTCGCCGGGCTTCTCGCCGGGCAGTTGCTTCGCTACGCGGCGATCCGTACGCTCGGGCCGCGCTGGACGGCGTCGATCATGATCCTCCCCGGCGCCCCGCCCGTCGCGAGCGGGCTCTACCGCCGCATCCGGCACCCGAACTACGTCGGCGTGATCCTCGAGATTGCGTTCGTTCCCTTCCTCCATACGGCGTGGCTGACGGCGCTCGCCTTCACCGTGCTCAACGGGCTCCTGCTCCGCGTGCGGATTAGGACGGAGGAAGCCGCGCTCCGCGAGGCCAACGACTACGACGCCGCGCTCGGCGAGCGGCCCCGCTTTATCCCCAGCTAAACCCGGTCCCGCAGTGTGCGCCGCACCATCCACGTGTTGAGCGCGAAGAAAAGCCCGAGCGCGAGGCCCCACTGTACGAGGCACGTCATCACGCTGTACGGCTCGAAGGGATCGTACCACGCTTCCGTGAAGTCCGCCGTCGTCGCGAGGCTGAGCCACCACACGAGGAGGACGACGGCTTCGAGCGGGATGAGGTAGCGGATCATCAGGTCCCACGTCGGGTGCAGCCGCCAATCCGACGGCGTCGCGAGGTCGTGACGGAGGCGGGACGCGCCGTAGCGGATGACGGCGAAGGCAACGAACGCGCCGGAGATCATCAGCGCCACGCCCCACACGAAGTCCTGGTTGGCGAAGAACGTGAGGTTCAGCGCGCTCGGCACGCCGAGCACGAAGCCGACGCCTGCGACGGTCGCCACGGCGCGAGGGCGCGGGAGCCCGAAGTCGACGAGCGCCCGCGAGGCGAGCTCGATCATCGAGATCAGCGACGAAAGCGCGGCGAACGAGAGCGCGAGGAAGAACAGCACCGCGAGCACTTTGCCGAACGCCATCTGCGCGAAGAGCTGCGGCATCCAGATGAACGTCAGGCCCGTCGAGGCCGGCCCGCTCGTCCGCATCACCTCCAGCATCTCCGGCCGCGACATCTCCGTGCCGAGGATGGCGAAGACGGTCCCGAA is a window of Rhodothermales bacterium DNA encoding:
- a CDS encoding 3-oxoacyl-[acyl-carrier-protein] synthase III C-terminal domain-containing protein, translating into MPFIAATATGFPAHYYSQDVISGDLQMLWSEYGINTGRVAKLHENTTVGGRYIAVPKEEYYELRGWEEPNEIYARVAVELGQEVLEKVFAEAGLDASDVGLFIFASTTGIAIPTIDARLMNRLPFAPDTKRLPLFGLGCVAGTAGTARLADYLAGHPTEAAVLLTEEFCSLTIQKHDISIANLIACGLFGDAAGAVLMVGDEHPLAQQAGHTMPEIVATRSVFFPDSEHFMGWDIKETGMQIVLSADVPEASRTDLSARIEAFLDEHGIGVADIGRWVCHPGGPKVIEALEEGLGLNGTTLQRSRDVLREVGNVSSVSVLLILDAVLRDDPPPPGTYGLMLAMGPGFVAELVLLRW
- a CDS encoding M14 family metallopeptidase; translated protein: MPRAVLFALLFGVSPLAAQPADTLRTRAEQTDFRATSTYADVMAFVEAIGTMPGFHGTTFGTTVEGRPLPLMVWGADGASAEAVRAAGKLRVLVFANIHAGEVAGKEAALILLRELAAGKYAAWADSLVLLVAPIYNADGNERVDPGNRPYQHGPVDGMGQRSNAQDLDLNRDFVKLDAPESRALVALMDTYDPHVVIDLHTTNGTVHAYDLTYAPPLHPNTPAAVDALLRGAWLPAVTEAYKERYGGCLTYYGNDKPEWGQPRGWATFDPRPRFGTNYAGLRNRVGILSEAYSYATFEDRVRATLGFVTETLDWAHDHAGEIRRTVQQADAESVVGQRLALRAAGGWQASPEPETILLGEVVEEPNPHTGEPMFRRTEAVTPTEMTVYGRFAGSDFETAPLAYLVPDSLADVVNRLDAHGIRYYAAGAGLQSIPIGQEVFRIDSVHVAERPFQARHEREAFGRYGEVTQPMAAGTLVVPIDQPLGRMAFTLLEPRSDDGLVNWGLVPVEPGDDYPIRRLTNAEDVLVLEPMR
- a CDS encoding isoprenylcysteine carboxylmethyltransferase family protein → MTTQFLFLGIVLAVAAQRMLELRLSARNAAAIRAKGGYEVGAGHMGAMRLLHTAWFVAMLAEVFLLDRPFVPWLAVLAFAGLLAGQLLRYAAIRTLGPRWTASIMILPGAPPVASGLYRRIRHPNYVGVILEIAFVPFLHTAWLTALAFTVLNGLLLRVRIRTEEAALREANDYDAALGERPRFIPS